The genomic window TCGGCGTACGCGTTCTCGACGGAGAACTGGCGGCGCTCGCCGGACGAGGTGCGCTACCTCATGGGCTTCAACCGCGACGTCATCCGCCGCCGGCGCGACGAGATGCACGAGTGGGGCGTGCGGGTGCGCTGGGCCGGGCGGCGTCCTCGCCTGTGGCGCAGCGTGATCCGCGAGCTCGAGGCGGCCGAGGAGCTCACCCGCGACAACACGGTGCTCACGCTCACGATGTGCGTGAACTACGGCGGTCGGGCCGAGATCGCGGACGCCGCTCGCGCGCTGGCGCAGGACGTCGCGGCCGGGCGGGTGTCGGCGGACCGGGTCGACGAGAAGGTGCTGGCCCGCTACCTCGACGAGCCCACGATGCCGGACGTCGACCTGTTCTGGCGCTCGTCGGGCGAGCAGCGGACCTCGAACTTCCTGCTCTGGCAGTCGGCGTACGCCGAGATGGTGTTCGACGACGTGCTGTGGCCGGACGTCGACCGGCGTGACCTGTGGCGAGCCATCGAGACGTACGCCAGCCGCGAGCGCCGGTACGGCGGCGCCGTCGACACCCCGGACGACACCGGCCTCTGACCCCGCACCATTCGCGCTCTTGGTGGTTTTCCGGGCCTCATCACGACGGGTAGCGCGAATGGTGCGGGATCAGTGGTGGTCGCAGGTGCCGAACAGCTCGAGGGTGTGGCTGATGTCGCGGAAGCCGTGCTGGCCGGCGACGGCGTCGGCCCACTGCTCGACGGCCGGCCCTTCGACCTCGACGGTCCGGCCGCACTCGCGGCAGACCAGGTGGTGGTGGTGCGAGCCGGACCGGCAGCGGCGGTAGACGACCTCGCCGTCGTCGGTGCGCAGGGCGTCCACGCCCTCGTCCTCGACCAGGCCCTGCAGGGCGCGGTAGACGGTCGCCAGCCCGATCGTGCTGCCCTGCTCGCGCATCCCAGCGTAGATCTGCTGCGCGCTGACGAAGGTCGCGCCGTCCGAGAGGTACGACTCCACCGCCTCGCGCTGCTTGGTGGCGCGTCGGGTCGTGCCGGTCATCGCTCCGCCTCCTGCGCCTGCGACCCGGGTGCGTGGTCGTGGGTGTGGTCGTGGGTGTGGTCGTGGGTGTGGTCGTGCTCGTCGTAGTGCCCGCCGTGCGGGGCGTGCAGGTGCCCGCCGTGCAGGTAGTCGACATGCCCGTCGTGCAGCACGGCGGGGTGGCCGCAGTTCTCGCCGTGCTCGTGCGCGTGCTGCCCCTCGGCCACCCGGTGCCGGTGCCCGGCCCAGCGCTCGCGCAGCCCGACGAGGACGGCCGTCACGGCGAATACCGTCACCGCGAGGACGACGATCGTGGCGCCCGAGGGGGTGCTGGTGTAGAAGCTGGCGCTGATCCCGAACAGGCTGACCAGCACGCCGACGACCACGGCGACCAGGAGCGAGGTGCGGAAGCTGCGGCTGACGAGCTGCGCGATGGCGTTCGGCACGATCATCAGGGCGCTGATCAGCAGCAGGCCGACGACCCGCATGGACACCACGACGGTGACGGCGGTCAGGACCGCGAGCACCATGTTGAGGCCGAGGACCGGCAGTCCGACCGCCCGGGCGTACTCGGGGTCGTTGGCCACGGCGAACAGCCTCGGCGCGAGCACCGCGGTGACCACGAGGACGACCGCGGCGAGCGCGGCGAAGGTCACCAGGTCGCGAGGACTGGTGGTGGTGATGGCGCCGAACAGGTAGGCGTTCAGATTGGCCGGCGTCCCTTCGGGAGACCGCGAGATCAGCGCGACGCCGAACGCGATGCCGCCGTAGAACATCACCGCCAGGGCCACGTCGCCGCTCGTCCGTCCGCGCGCCCGGATCAGCTCGATCGCCACTGCCGCAGCGACTGCGGCCAGCAGGGCCGTCCAGACCGGTGCGCGCCCGCTGACGATGCCGATCGCGACCCCGGCCAGGGCGACGTGTCCCATGCCGTCGCCGATCAGGGCGAGCCGGCGCTGCACGAGGAAGATCCCGACGACCGGCGCGGCCAGGCCGACGAGCAGCCCGGCCAGCAGGGCCCGGCGCATGAAGTCGTACTGCAGCAGCTCGAGGACCACCATCACGCACCGCCGAGGGGGTGCTCGATCCACGGCGAGGGACGTCTGGCGTCCTCGGCGTGCGGGTCGGGCAGGTGGTGGTGGTCCGCGGAGTGCGCCGCGTGCGGCAGGACCGTGGGTGGCGGCCCGTCGTAGGTGATCCGCCCGTCGGAGACGACGACGGCGCGGGTGAGGACGTCGGCGAGGGGGCCGACCTCGTGGGTCACGATGATCATCGGGACGCCGCGGGTGGCGAGCTGGCGGATGGTGTCGGCCAGGGCCTGCTGGCTGACCTGGTCCACGCCGGCGGTGGGTTCGTCCATGACGAGCACGCCGGGCTCGGCGGCCAGCGCTCGGGCGATGAGGACGCGGCGCTGCTGGCCACCGGAGAGCTCGGCGACGTTCGTGTCGGCGAAACCGGTCAGCCGCACGGCGTCGATGGCGTCGGTGACGACGGCGCGGTCGGCCGCACCGAGCCGGCCGAGCAGCCCGAGCCGGGGCAGCCGGCCGGAGGAGACGACCTCGCGCACGGTCGAGGCGATGGCGCCGCCGACGGTGTGCCGCTGAGGGACGTAGCCGATGGCGGCGCGGTCGCGCCGGTGCCGCAGGGGGTGACCGAGCAGCTCGACGTCGCCGCTCATCACGGTGGCGAGCCCGAGCAGCCCGCGCACCAGGGTGGTCTTGCCGGAGCCGTTCGCGCCGAGCACCGCGACGACCTCGCCGTCGGTGACGGTCAGGTCCGCGTTCCGGACGACGGCTCGGTCGCCGTAGCCGATGGTCACGTCGCGCATGCGCACGACCGCGGGGCTCGTCATCGGCAGGGCTGCCCGTGGCGCAGGTTGGCCAGGTTGGCGCGCATGACCTCGAAGTAGGTCGTGCCGGCCGATTCGGCGGTGAGGCCCTCGATGGGGTCCAGGACGGCGGCGGCCGCGCCGGTCTCGCGGGCGACGGTCTCGGCCACGGCCGGGCTGACCAGGGTCTCGTAGTAGATGGTCCGCACGTGGTTCGCCTCCACGAAGTCGACGACGTCGGCGAGCTCTCGCGGCTGCGGCTCCGCCTCGGGGCTCAGGCCGGTGATGGGCACCTGTCGCAGGTCGTAGCGCTGGGCGAGGTAGCCGAAGGCGTTGTGGCTGGTCACCAGGTCCGGGTTCGCACAGGCGGACAGGCCACGGCGGTAGTCGGCGTCCAGCGCGGCCAGCTCGGCCCGCAGCGCCGTCAGGTTGCGCGCGAAGGCGGGGGCGTCGTCCGGTCGCAACCGGGCCATCGAGGCCTCCAGCGCGGTGGCGACGGCGGAGAGCCGCACGGGGTCGAGCCAGAAGTGCGGGTCGGTGCTGCCGGCCTCGTTCTGCTTCTTGGCTCCGTCCTCGATGGGCGTGAACGTGAGGTTGAGGTCGGCGGACGGTGCCGCGTCGAACGTGGCCGGGGGGCCGGCGGCCGCGATGCCGTCGTCGACGGCCGGCTGAAACCCGCTGAGGTAGACCACGAGGTCGGAGTCCTGCAGGTGCGCGACGTCGCGGGGGGTGAGCTCGAGGTCGTGCGGTTCGGCGCCTGGCCGGGTCAGCGACGAGACCCGGACGGCGTCCCCGCCGATCCGCTGGGTGATGAACTGCAGCGGGTAGAAGCTGGCCGTCACGTGCAGCCGCCCGTCGGCACGGGGGGAGTGCGCAGCGGCGTCGCCGCTGCAGGCGCTCAGGGCGAGCAGGCCGGCCAGCGCCAGCAGGGCAGTGCCCGCGGCGGCTAGGGGCCGACTCCTCATCATGACAATCATTCTCACCAACTATGAGAACGGTTGTCAATCTTTGGAGTCAGCTCCTCGGGAAGAACTGCACCGCGGACAGCGCCACCGCGAGCAGCAGCACAGCCAGACGACCGAGCCGCTCGGACGTGGTCAGCCGCGGCCAGCTCAGGTAGAGCAGCCACGCCACGAACAGCGCCACCACGCCCGTGCAGATCCCGCCGACCACACCACCGCGGAAGAGCCCGACCAGCAGCAGGCCGAGTAGCACCAGGAACGGGACCGGACGCGGCAGCCGCGAGATCCGGGACAGCACCGGGTGGCTGGCTCGCGCCACGGCGAGCCGCAACGAGGACGGCGCGGGGGACGGTGCGGGGCTGGGGGCTGGTGTCGATGAGGGCACGTGACATCCTCCCAGGAGCCAGCATCCGTCGTCCGGGGAGGTAGTCGTGCCGCTCGTGGTGGTCACCCGATACCGAGTCCCGCCCGGCGACGAGCCGACGTTCCGCGGCCGGGCCCGCGAGGCGCTGGATGCGTTGCGCGCCCAGCCGGGCTGTCGGCGTGGCCACGTCGGCCGCTCCATCGACGACCCGCAGCGGTGGTTGCTGCAGACGGAGTGGGACACGACCGGTGCCTACCGCCGTGCGCTGTCGTCGTACGACGTCAAGCTCCGTGCCGTGCCGGTGATGTACCACGCCATCGACGAGCCGACCGCGTACGAGTCGCTCGTGGAGGCCGACGAGAACGGGCTCAGCGAGCACGCGAGCGACCGTGATCCGAGCGCCGGAACCGCTTCGCCCGGGCGGCACGGCGACCGGTAGCCTGGCTGACCACCGCGCGTCGCCCGCCTCGACGCGCGTCACCCGAGCTCTGATGGAGTGATCCGCCCGTGGCCGCCAAGCCCGAGTCCCGCATCGATGCCGTCGTCAGCCTCGCCAAGCGGCGCGGCCTGGTGTACCCGTGCGGTGAGATCTACGGCGGTACCAAGTCGGCGTGGGACTACGGTCCGCTGGGCGTCGAGCTGAAGGAGAACATCAAGCGCCAGTGGTGGCGCTCGATGGTGACCAGCCGGGACGACGTCGTCGGCCTGGACTCCTCGGTCATCCTGCCCACCCAGACCTGGGTGGCCAGCGGGCACGTCGAGACGTTCACCGACCCGCTGACCGAGTGCCAGTCCTGCCACCGCCGTTTCCGCGCGGACCACCTTCAGGAGGCCGTGGCCGACAAGAAGGGCCTGGACAACCCGGACGACGTCGACCTCGCCGACGTGGCCTGCCCGAACTGCGGCACCCGGGGGGCGTGGACGCCGCCGCGCGCCTTCAACGGCCTGTTGAAGACCTACCTCGGCGCCGTGGACGACGAGTCCGGGCTGCACTACCTGCGGCCCGAGACCGCGCAGGGCATCTTCCTGAACTTCCTCAACGTGATGACCTCGGCGCGCAAGAAGCCTCCGTTCGGCATCGCGCAGACGGGCAAGAGCTTCCGCAACGAGATCACGCCGGGCAACTTCATCTTCCGCACCCGCGAGTTCGAGCAGATGGAGATGGAGTTCTTCGTCGAGCCCGGCACCGACGCCGAGTGGCACCAGACCTGGATCGACACCCGCACCCAGTGGTACGTCGACCTGGGTATCGACCCGGAGAACCTGCGCCACTACGAGCACCCGACCGAGAAGCTCTCGCACTACTCGACCCGCACGGTCGACATCGAGTACCGCTTCCACTTCCAGGGCTCGGAGTGGGGCGAGCTCGAGGGCATCGCCAACCGCACCGACTTCGACCTCACCACGCACAGCAAGCACTCCGGCGTCGACCTGTCGTACTTCGACCAGGGCAAGAACGAGCGCTGGACGCCCTACGTGATCGAGCCGGCAGCGGGCATCGGCCGCTCGATGATGGCCTTCCTGCTGGACGCCTACTCCGAGGACGAGGCACCCAACGCCAAGGGTGGCGTCGACAAGCGCGTCGTGCTCCGGCTGGACCCCAGGCTGTCCCCGGTGAAGGCCGCGGTGCTGCCGTTGTCCCGGCACGCCGACCTCTCGCCGAAGGCCCGCGACCTGGCAACGGCGTTGCGGCGCAACTGGAACATCGAGTTCGACGACGCGGGGGCCATCGGTCGCCGCTACCGCCGTCAGGACGAGATCGGCACGCCGTTCTGCCTCACGGTGGACTTCGACACGCTCGACGACCAGGCAGTGACGGTGCGCGAGCGGGACTCGATGGGGCAGGAGCGGATTGCGCTCGACCAGGTCGAGGGCTACCTCGCCGCGCGCCTCGTCGGCTGCTGACGCCTCCCGCGAGCGCGAGTGGGCTAGCTGCGGCAGGCGCCCGCCGTCCAGTCGTCGGCGGCCGCGCGCAGGCGCTCGAGGACGAGCGCGATGGCCGGGTCGTCCTGCGAACCGGCCCGGACGGCGGCGTAGAAGTGCCGTGACGCCGGTGACCCGAGCACGGGGACGACGGCCAGCCCCTCGACCGGCAGCGGCTGCGCGAGTCGCGGCACCAGCGCCACGCCGGCGCCGGCCGCGACCAGCGCGCCCAGGGCGACCCAGTCCCCGACGTGGTGCCGGACGTCGGCGGTGAAGCCCGCGTTCGTGCAGACGGCGTCGGTCAGCTGCGCGCAGGACCCACCCGGGTAGCCCGCGACCCACCGCTCGCCGGCCAGGTCGATCAGCCGGACGCCGGCGGGGTCGGCGAGCGGGTGGCCGGCGGGGAGCACCGCGTCGAGCGGGTCGACCAGCAGGTCGATCCGGTAGTAGCGGGAGTCGGTCGACGGCGGGCTCGGCCGGTGGTGGACGGTCACGGCGACGTCGACGTCACCGAGGTCGAGCATCGTGAACAGCTCGGGCGGCTCCGACTCGCCGACGGTCAGCGAGAGCCCAGGATGGCTGTCGCACAAGGACTTCAGCGCTGGGGCCACGATCGCGCTGATGCCCGTCGACAGCGACGCGATGCTCACCTGGCCGGCCTGCCCCGCGTCCCAGGTGGCGAGGTCGGCGCGGGCGGCCTGCAGCTGCTGCTCGATCACCGCGGCGTGCTCCAGCAGCAGCCGGGCGCGGCTGGTCAGCCGGACGCCGCGACCGCGCTTCTCGAGCAACTGGACGCCCGTCTCGCGGGCCAGCCCGGCGATCTGCTGGGAGACGGCGGACGGGGTCAGGTGCAGGGCGGCGGCCGCCGCCGAGACGGTGCCCCGCTGCTCCAGCATGCGCAGGACGCGGAGACGTCGCAGGTCGATCGTGAAGTCCCGGCTCAACGTTGACATGAACGAATTGTAGATGGACTGAACGGTGGCGGGGCCCGAGAATGGGGCCATGAGTCGTCGTGCGGTGCTCCTGTTCGCTGGTCTGTCGATCGCCTGGGGCATCCCGTACCTGCTGATCAAGATCGCGGTCGAGGAGCTCAGCCCCCTCACGCTCGTCTTCGCCCGGACGGCGCTCGCCGCCGTCCTGCTGCTACCCGTCGCCATCGCCCGGGGCTGGGTGCGGCCGGTGCTGGCCCGCTGGCCCAAGCTGCTCGTGTTCACGGCGGTCGAGATCACCGTGCCCTGGCTGCTGCTGTCCCGCGCCGAGCAGCACCTGTCCAGCTCGCTGACCGCGCTGCTGGTTGCCGCCGTGCCGCTGGTCGGGGTCGGGGTCGCCATGGTCACCGGTCGGCGCGAGCAGCTGGGCCGGCTGGGCGGGCTCGGCCTGCTCGTGGGCATCGCCGGCGTCGGGCTGCTGGTGGGGGTGGACGTGAGCGGTAGCCAGTGGTCCGCGGTGGCCGAGATGGGTGTCGTCGTCGTGGGGTACGCGTTCGGCGCCGCACTCCTGGCGCGCTGGTTCTCCGACGTCCCCGGCCCCGGCGTGGTCGCCCTCTCGCTGACCGCCGCCGCGCTGGGCTACCTGCCGTTCGCCGTTCCCGGCCTGCCCTCCACGATGCCGTCGGGCCGGGTCGTCCTGGCCGTCGTCCTGCTGGCCCTGGTGTCCACGGCCGCGGCGTTCCTGCTGCTGGTGGCCCTGGTCGGCGAGATCGGTCCGGTGCGCGCCACGACCATCACCTACGTCAACCCGGCAGTGGCGGTCGTGGCCGGTGCCCTCGTGCTCGGCGAGCAGGTCACGGTATGGACGCTCGGCGGGTTCGCCCTGGTGATCGCCGGGTCGGTGCTGGTGAACCGTCGCCAGCCCGCGCAGGAGGTCCTCGACGAGAGCGCACCCTGCCCCGCACCCGTCACCGCAGCCACCTGAGCCGCGGGGATCGTGACACCCGTCATGGGTGGATCGTGACGAGCGCTCCGGGGTTGCCGGCGTCCTGACCGACACCGTGGACGGCATGAGCGAGAACGCCACCACCGACGTCGAAGCAACCGCCTTCGAAGCCACCGCCCCCTCGTCACCGAGCGGGGCGCCGGCCCTGCGGCTGCGCGACCTGCGCAAGCACTACGGCGACGTCCGAGCCGTCGACGGCATCGACCTGACCGTCGAGCGCGGCGAGATCGTCGCCTTCCTCGGGCCCAACGGTGCCGGCAAGACCACGACGATCGACATGCTGCTGGGACTGGCCCGCCCCACCAGCGGCACCGTGCACGTCCTGGGTCGCGACCCGGAGGAGGCCGTCGCCCGCGGTGAGATCGCCGCGGTCATGCAGTCCGGCGGCCTGCTCAAGGACGTGACGGTCCGCGAGACCGTGCAGATGCTCGCGGCCCTGTTCCGCTCCGCGCGACCGGTCGACGAGGTGCTCGACCGCGCCGGGATCGCGGACATCGGCGACCGGATGGTCGGCAAGTGCAGCGGCGGCCAGCAGCAGCGGCTGCGTTTCGCGCTGGCCCTGCTGCCGGACCCCAAGCTGCTGCTGCTGGACGAGCCGACCACCGGGATGGACGTCGAGGGTCGGCGGGACTTCTGGGCGGCGATCCGCACGGACGCCGCCCAGGGCCGGACGGTGCTGTTCGCCACCCACTACCTGGACGAGGCAGACGCCTACGCGGACCGGATCGTCCTGGTCAGCAAGGGGCGCCTCGTCGCCGACGGCAGCGCGGCCGAGATCAAGAACCTGGCATCGGGTCGGGTGGTCACCGCGACCCTGCCCACGACCTCCGAGGTGGAGCTCGCGCGGTTCCCGGGGGTCGAGCGCGCTGAGCGACGGGGGAGCCGGGTCTTCCTGCGCGGCAAGGACTCCGACGCCATCGCCCGGCACCTGCTGACCGCGACCGACGCCCGCGACCTCGAGATCACCTCGACCGGTCTCGAGGACGCCTTCATCGCCCTCACCGGCGACCACACGAGCACCGAGAACGGGAGCGAGCGATGAGCACGGTCAGCGCCACCAGCACCCTGGCGGACGAGCGGACGCCGCGGGTCGGCTACAGCCTGACGTTCCTGCGGCTCGAGCTGCGCCGGCTGGTCCGCAACCGCCGGACCGTCATCTTCACCCTGCTGATGCCTGCAGTGTTCTTCCTGGCCTTCGGCACCAGCAAGAGCTACCGCACCGAGTCGGCCGGCACCGGCAACGTCACCGCCTACGTGATGGTCAGCATGGCGGTCTACGGCGCCATGATCGCGACCACCAGCGGGGGCGCCAGCGTGTCCATCGAGCGGGCCGTCGGCTGGAGCCGGCAACTGCGGCTCACCCCGCTGCGCCCGATCGCCTACATCGCGATGAAGATGACCTGCGCCATGCTGCTCGGCCTGGCCGCCGTCGTGGTCGTCTTCGCGGTCGGCTGGCTGGAGCACGCGCAGATGCCGGCCAGCGCCTGGGTCGAGTGCGGGCTCATCGCCTGGGTCGGATCGCTCGTCTTCGCGGCCTTCGGCCTGTTCATGGGGTACCTGCTGCCCAGCGAGAACGTCATGCAGATCCTCGGACCCGGGCTGGCGCTGCTGGCCTTCGCCGGCGGGCTCTTCATCCCGCTGGACGACGGCTCGACCTTCGCCACCTTCTCGGCGTTCACCCCGATGAACGGCCTGGCCAAGCTGTGCCGGGCGCCGCTGACCGGGGACTGGCAGCTGAGCGCCCTGGTCAACGTCGTGGTCTGGGGCGTGATCTTCGCGGCCGGCGCCGCGTGGCGCTTCCGCCGGGACACGGCCCGGGTGTGAACCAGCTGCTGTCGCCGCGCTCACGGACCTCTACGGTGAGGTCCGTGAGCAGCGGCACGTCCGGGACCGGCGTCCGACCCCCCTGCCCCGACGAGCCGGCCGGCATGGACCCGAACCTGTTCGGCGGGGTCGGGCGGCTGCGCCCCGCGCTGTTCGCGGGGGTCTGGCTGGTCTACCTGATCCCGGCGCTGCTGGACGCCTGGCGCTCGGACGGGCCGTGGCGGTGGGTCGGTGTGCTGTCCCTGCTCTGCTTCGGCGCGTTGTTCGTGAACGGCGCCCTGCTGACCAGGGCGAC from Angustibacter luteus includes these protein-coding regions:
- a CDS encoding isoprenyl transferase, with the protein product MRARRADRSGTSSTRPDPIAPPAHASGARPPDLPAELVPKHVAVVMDGNGRWANARGLPRTEGHARGEAVLLDVVAGAIEVGVTHLSAYAFSTENWRRSPDEVRYLMGFNRDVIRRRRDEMHEWGVRVRWAGRRPRLWRSVIRELEAAEELTRDNTVLTLTMCVNYGGRAEIADAARALAQDVAAGRVSADRVDEKVLARYLDEPTMPDVDLFWRSSGEQRTSNFLLWQSAYAEMVFDDVLWPDVDRRDLWRAIETYASRERRYGGAVDTPDDTGL
- a CDS encoding transcriptional repressor translates to MTGTTRRATKQREAVESYLSDGATFVSAQQIYAGMREQGSTIGLATVYRALQGLVEDEGVDALRTDDGEVVYRRCRSGSHHHHLVCRECGRTVEVEGPAVEQWADAVAGQHGFRDISHTLELFGTCDHH
- a CDS encoding metal ABC transporter permease, translated to MVVLELLQYDFMRRALLAGLLVGLAAPVVGIFLVQRRLALIGDGMGHVALAGVAIGIVSGRAPVWTALLAAVAAAVAIELIRARGRTSGDVALAVMFYGGIAFGVALISRSPEGTPANLNAYLFGAITTTSPRDLVTFAALAAVVLVVTAVLAPRLFAVANDPEYARAVGLPVLGLNMVLAVLTAVTVVVSMRVVGLLLISALMIVPNAIAQLVSRSFRTSLLVAVVVGVLVSLFGISASFYTSTPSGATIVVLAVTVFAVTAVLVGLRERWAGHRHRVAEGQHAHEHGENCGHPAVLHDGHVDYLHGGHLHAPHGGHYDEHDHTHDHTHDHTHDHAPGSQAQEAER
- a CDS encoding metal ABC transporter ATP-binding protein, giving the protein MTSPAVVRMRDVTIGYGDRAVVRNADLTVTDGEVVAVLGANGSGKTTLVRGLLGLATVMSGDVELLGHPLRHRRDRAAIGYVPQRHTVGGAIASTVREVVSSGRLPRLGLLGRLGAADRAVVTDAIDAVRLTGFADTNVAELSGGQQRRVLIARALAAEPGVLVMDEPTAGVDQVSQQALADTIRQLATRGVPMIIVTHEVGPLADVLTRAVVVSDGRITYDGPPPTVLPHAAHSADHHHLPDPHAEDARRPSPWIEHPLGGA
- a CDS encoding metal ABC transporter substrate-binding protein, which codes for MMRSRPLAAAGTALLALAGLLALSACSGDAAAHSPRADGRLHVTASFYPLQFITQRIGGDAVRVSSLTRPGAEPHDLELTPRDVAHLQDSDLVVYLSGFQPAVDDGIAAAGPPATFDAAPSADLNLTFTPIEDGAKKQNEAGSTDPHFWLDPVRLSAVATALEASMARLRPDDAPAFARNLTALRAELAALDADYRRGLSACANPDLVTSHNAFGYLAQRYDLRQVPITGLSPEAEPQPRELADVVDFVEANHVRTIYYETLVSPAVAETVARETGAAAAVLDPIEGLTAESAGTTYFEVMRANLANLRHGQPCR
- a CDS encoding DUF6703 family protein, whose translation is MPSSTPAPSPAPSPAPSSLRLAVARASHPVLSRISRLPRPVPFLVLLGLLLVGLFRGGVVGGICTGVVALFVAWLLYLSWPRLTTSERLGRLAVLLLAVALSAVQFFPRS
- a CDS encoding antibiotic biosynthesis monooxygenase family protein; the protein is MPLVVVTRYRVPPGDEPTFRGRAREALDALRAQPGCRRGHVGRSIDDPQRWLLQTEWDTTGAYRRALSSYDVKLRAVPVMYHAIDEPTAYESLVEADENGLSEHASDRDPSAGTASPGRHGDR
- a CDS encoding glycine--tRNA ligase, yielding MAAKPESRIDAVVSLAKRRGLVYPCGEIYGGTKSAWDYGPLGVELKENIKRQWWRSMVTSRDDVVGLDSSVILPTQTWVASGHVETFTDPLTECQSCHRRFRADHLQEAVADKKGLDNPDDVDLADVACPNCGTRGAWTPPRAFNGLLKTYLGAVDDESGLHYLRPETAQGIFLNFLNVMTSARKKPPFGIAQTGKSFRNEITPGNFIFRTREFEQMEMEFFVEPGTDAEWHQTWIDTRTQWYVDLGIDPENLRHYEHPTEKLSHYSTRTVDIEYRFHFQGSEWGELEGIANRTDFDLTTHSKHSGVDLSYFDQGKNERWTPYVIEPAAGIGRSMMAFLLDAYSEDEAPNAKGGVDKRVVLRLDPRLSPVKAAVLPLSRHADLSPKARDLATALRRNWNIEFDDAGAIGRRYRRQDEIGTPFCLTVDFDTLDDQAVTVRERDSMGQERIALDQVEGYLAARLVGC
- a CDS encoding LysR family transcriptional regulator, translated to MSTLSRDFTIDLRRLRVLRMLEQRGTVSAAAAALHLTPSAVSQQIAGLARETGVQLLEKRGRGVRLTSRARLLLEHAAVIEQQLQAARADLATWDAGQAGQVSIASLSTGISAIVAPALKSLCDSHPGLSLTVGESEPPELFTMLDLGDVDVAVTVHHRPSPPSTDSRYYRIDLLVDPLDAVLPAGHPLADPAGVRLIDLAGERWVAGYPGGSCAQLTDAVCTNAGFTADVRHHVGDWVALGALVAAGAGVALVPRLAQPLPVEGLAVVPVLGSPASRHFYAAVRAGSQDDPAIALVLERLRAAADDWTAGACRS
- a CDS encoding DMT family transporter gives rise to the protein MSRRAVLLFAGLSIAWGIPYLLIKIAVEELSPLTLVFARTALAAVLLLPVAIARGWVRPVLARWPKLLVFTAVEITVPWLLLSRAEQHLSSSLTALLVAAVPLVGVGVAMVTGRREQLGRLGGLGLLVGIAGVGLLVGVDVSGSQWSAVAEMGVVVVGYAFGAALLARWFSDVPGPGVVALSLTAAALGYLPFAVPGLPSTMPSGRVVLAVVLLALVSTAAAFLLLVALVGEIGPVRATTITYVNPAVAVVAGALVLGEQVTVWTLGGFALVIAGSVLVNRRQPAQEVLDESAPCPAPVTAAT
- a CDS encoding ABC transporter ATP-binding protein; the protein is MSENATTDVEATAFEATAPSSPSGAPALRLRDLRKHYGDVRAVDGIDLTVERGEIVAFLGPNGAGKTTTIDMLLGLARPTSGTVHVLGRDPEEAVARGEIAAVMQSGGLLKDVTVRETVQMLAALFRSARPVDEVLDRAGIADIGDRMVGKCSGGQQQRLRFALALLPDPKLLLLDEPTTGMDVEGRRDFWAAIRTDAAQGRTVLFATHYLDEADAYADRIVLVSKGRLVADGSAAEIKNLASGRVVTATLPTTSEVELARFPGVERAERRGSRVFLRGKDSDAIARHLLTATDARDLEITSTGLEDAFIALTGDHTSTENGSER
- a CDS encoding ABC transporter permease encodes the protein MSTVSATSTLADERTPRVGYSLTFLRLELRRLVRNRRTVIFTLLMPAVFFLAFGTSKSYRTESAGTGNVTAYVMVSMAVYGAMIATTSGGASVSIERAVGWSRQLRLTPLRPIAYIAMKMTCAMLLGLAAVVVVFAVGWLEHAQMPASAWVECGLIAWVGSLVFAAFGLFMGYLLPSENVMQILGPGLALLAFAGGLFIPLDDGSTFATFSAFTPMNGLAKLCRAPLTGDWQLSALVNVVVWGVIFAAGAAWRFRRDTARV